A portion of the Nitratidesulfovibrio termitidis HI1 genome contains these proteins:
- a CDS encoding GNAT family N-acetyltransferase, which produces MPRIAIRLATPDDAAAILAVFHAAIHGKAACSYDTAQLSAWCAGRTAEQFRRELELGMNPFLVAEALVDAPLAPPVEDAPGEPPGAATCGPRKPALTAAPSPPPAPPVVGFGALRGDEVAYLYAAPQAPPGTGTALLRELERRAVEQGWPELRLTASLNALDFYKEHGYRELRRDIRVMSVAGGFVRLVAIEARKRLDERNAARPA; this is translated from the coding sequence ATGCCCCGCATTGCCATCCGCCTTGCCACTCCGGACGACGCAGCCGCCATCCTCGCCGTGTTCCATGCCGCCATCCACGGCAAGGCCGCGTGCAGCTATGACACGGCGCAACTGTCCGCATGGTGCGCGGGCCGCACCGCAGAGCAGTTTCGCCGGGAACTCGAACTGGGCATGAACCCGTTTCTGGTGGCCGAGGCCCTGGTTGACGCCCCACTTGCGCCGCCAGTTGAGGACGCGCCAGGGGAACCACCGGGTGCAGCAACCTGCGGACCACGAAAACCCGCGCTCACCGCCGCGCCATCCCCCCCGCCTGCCCCGCCTGTTGTCGGCTTTGGCGCGCTGCGCGGCGACGAGGTGGCCTACCTGTACGCCGCGCCGCAAGCCCCGCCCGGCACCGGCACTGCGTTGCTGCGCGAACTGGAACGCCGCGCCGTGGAGCAGGGCTGGCCGGAACTGCGCCTGACGGCCTCGCTCAACGCCCTGGATTTCTACAAAGAGCACGGCTATCGCGAACTGCGCCGGGACATCCGGGTGATGTCCGTGGCGGGCGGCTTCGTGCGGCTGGTGGCCATAGAGGCGCGCAAGCGGCTCGACGAACGGAATGCGGCCCGTCCTGCCTGA
- a CDS encoding 2-keto-3-deoxygluconate permease: MILNFLNRVPAGMMVVPMLLGAVLNTFFPEVLKLGSLTTATFSSVGAATAIGIQLVCLGSTLHLKAMPAVLKRGGVLLLSKFAIGAAIGIAVGKIFGMEGILGLTTLSIISSVTNSNGSLYLALASNYGDDADIGAMPLLALNDGPFLTLIALGASGLADIPLLALLAAVGPVLVGMLLGNLDKKFSAFIAPAGAIMIPFVGMCLGAGMNLRNIVAGGYQGILLGAICCLVGGSFIVLCDRLISRRPGYAGWAVASTAGNAVAVPMAVALIDSTWQPYVEVATVQVAASAVLTALVVPFITDWWVKRFGSPRFPLASSAPAQALREAA, encoded by the coding sequence ATGATCTTGAACTTTCTCAACAGGGTGCCAGCTGGGATGATGGTTGTCCCCATGCTGCTGGGGGCGGTTCTGAACACCTTCTTTCCCGAGGTTCTCAAGCTGGGGTCGTTGACGACGGCCACCTTCTCAAGCGTGGGTGCAGCCACCGCCATCGGGATCCAGCTTGTCTGCCTTGGTTCCACTCTCCACCTGAAGGCCATGCCCGCGGTGCTCAAGCGCGGCGGCGTGCTGCTGCTTTCCAAGTTTGCCATCGGCGCGGCCATAGGCATTGCCGTCGGCAAGATTTTCGGCATGGAAGGCATTCTGGGGCTGACCACGCTTTCCATCATCAGTTCCGTCACGAACAGCAACGGCAGCCTGTACCTGGCGCTGGCCAGCAACTACGGCGACGACGCGGACATTGGCGCCATGCCGCTTCTGGCGCTGAACGACGGCCCCTTCCTGACCCTGATCGCGCTGGGCGCGTCTGGCCTTGCGGATATTCCCCTGCTGGCGCTGCTGGCGGCGGTCGGTCCCGTGCTTGTGGGCATGTTGCTGGGCAATCTGGACAAGAAGTTCTCCGCGTTCATCGCGCCGGCGGGGGCCATCATGATTCCTTTCGTGGGCATGTGCCTTGGCGCCGGCATGAATCTGCGGAACATCGTGGCCGGTGGATACCAGGGCATCCTGCTTGGGGCCATCTGCTGCCTTGTCGGCGGTTCGTTCATCGTCCTGTGCGACCGCCTCATCAGTCGGCGTCCCGGCTATGCCGGATGGGCGGTGGCGTCCACGGCGGGCAATGCGGTCGCCGTTCCCATGGCCGTGGCGCTCATCGACTCCACCTGGCAACCCTATGTGGAGGTGGCTACGGTCCAGGTTGCCGCTTCTGCCGTGCTGACGGCACTGGTGGTGCCCTTTATCACCGACTGGTGGGTGAAGCGTTTTGGCAGCCCCAGATTTCCCCTTGCGTCCTCCGCGCCTGCGCAAGCCCTGCGGGAAGCCGCATAA
- a CDS encoding YcaO-like family protein, which translates to MIKLSPCPKGYTRDQDKATSPVETVRRVRQRLASLDVDILAETRRVDVDRLGIPVFLSMCGDDARRVMPTRKQMGKGASVEQAEASALMELMERYGFFTFWRDMPGMVEATWSEAQARFGDALLPVEEIAKSVHDPIAPQDAVRALDLIRWKFFPATVIPRHGSEGREVWLPLDWFKKLGEFNGSSAGNTEEESILQGACELVERHVCCVIDQTMPELPTIDISPEATADDAVLRDLLDRFARHGVQVVLKDFSLGLPVPTVGAVAWDPATFPMRSEIVYTAGTAATPIKAAVRALTEIAQLAGDFITGACYEASGLPKYERLEDIEWLRRGPVAPLSSLPTVEADDILRELTTLSDGLARQGYTLLSISTKNPDVGVPTHYNIVPGFRFRERDKNASIGLFVGRILSEEADAETALRGLEVLADLYPGAHFVPFFRGMLALRAEALDEARHWFETSEPLQPDADARGLAAFYGAYVHTLTQDWAAALPGLDRAVAACPEMKEYFNLRGVCHFKLGDYAKAAANFESVLRLDKGSVIDLANLGLCHKFLGDADTAAHLLEAALEIDPSLDFARTHLNELRAS; encoded by the coding sequence ATGATCAAGCTCTCTCCCTGCCCCAAGGGCTATACCCGGGACCAGGACAAGGCCACCTCGCCCGTGGAAACCGTGCGCCGCGTGCGCCAGCGCCTTGCCAGCCTCGATGTGGACATCCTGGCCGAAACGCGCCGCGTGGACGTGGACCGGCTGGGCATCCCCGTGTTTCTCAGCATGTGCGGCGATGACGCCAGGCGCGTCATGCCCACCCGCAAGCAGATGGGCAAGGGCGCGTCCGTGGAGCAGGCCGAGGCATCGGCCCTGATGGAACTGATGGAGCGCTACGGCTTCTTCACCTTCTGGCGCGACATGCCCGGCATGGTCGAGGCCACCTGGAGCGAGGCGCAGGCCCGCTTCGGCGACGCGCTGCTGCCGGTGGAGGAAATCGCCAAGTCCGTGCACGACCCCATCGCCCCGCAAGACGCCGTGCGCGCCCTGGACCTGATCCGCTGGAAGTTCTTCCCCGCCACCGTCATCCCGCGCCACGGCAGCGAAGGCCGCGAGGTGTGGTTGCCGCTGGACTGGTTCAAGAAGCTGGGCGAGTTCAACGGCTCGTCGGCGGGCAACACCGAAGAGGAATCCATCCTCCAGGGCGCCTGCGAACTGGTGGAGCGCCACGTGTGCTGCGTCATCGACCAGACCATGCCCGAACTGCCCACCATCGACATCTCGCCCGAAGCCACTGCCGACGACGCCGTGCTGCGCGACCTGCTGGACCGCTTTGCCCGGCACGGCGTGCAGGTGGTGCTGAAGGACTTTTCCCTCGGCCTGCCCGTGCCCACCGTGGGCGCGGTGGCCTGGGACCCGGCCACCTTCCCGATGCGTTCCGAAATCGTCTACACCGCAGGCACCGCCGCCACCCCGATCAAGGCCGCCGTGCGCGCCCTGACCGAAATCGCCCAGCTCGCGGGCGACTTCATCACCGGGGCCTGCTACGAGGCATCGGGCCTGCCCAAGTACGAACGGCTGGAAGACATCGAATGGCTGCGGCGCGGCCCCGTGGCGCCGCTGTCCTCGCTGCCCACGGTGGAAGCCGACGACATCCTGCGCGAACTGACCACCCTCTCCGACGGCCTCGCGCGGCAGGGCTACACCCTGTTGTCCATCTCCACCAAAAACCCCGACGTAGGCGTGCCCACCCACTACAACATCGTGCCGGGGTTCCGCTTTCGCGAGCGGGACAAGAACGCCTCCATCGGCCTGTTCGTGGGCCGCATCCTGAGCGAGGAGGCCGACGCCGAAACCGCCCTGCGCGGCCTTGAGGTGCTGGCGGACCTGTACCCCGGCGCGCACTTCGTGCCGTTTTTCCGGGGCATGCTGGCCCTGCGCGCCGAAGCCCTGGATGAAGCACGCCACTGGTTCGAAACCAGCGAACCCCTGCAACCCGACGCCGATGCGCGCGGCCTTGCCGCCTTCTACGGCGCCTACGTGCACACCCTGACCCAGGACTGGGCCGCCGCCCTGCCCGGCCTGGACCGCGCCGTGGCCGCCTGCCCGGAAATGAAGGAATACTTCAACCTGCGCGGCGTGTGCCACTTCAAGCTGGGCGACTACGCCAAGGCCGCCGCCAACTTCGAAAGCGTGCTGCGCCTGGACAAGGGGTCCGTCATCGACCTCGCCAACCTGGGGCTGTGCCACAAGTTCCTTGGCGATGCCGATACCGCAGCCCACCTGCTGGAAGCCGCCCTGGAAATCGATCCCTCCCTCGACTTCGCCCGCACCCATCTCAACGAACTGCGAGCATCCTAA
- a CDS encoding UxaA family hydrolase, whose protein sequence is MATFWGYKRPDGRVGIRNHILILPASVCASDTTRIIAGQVNGAVTFNNQNGCSQVASDQQFTMDVMAGYAANPNVYGVIVVSLGCENCQMDLVVDAIRERTNKPMTTFIIQQEGGTLKTIERAVRAAKQMAQDASLLRREEFPFSELILGTECGGSDPTSGLAANPLIGELSDRLVALGGTSILSETTELIGAEHILARRARDTQVKDRLYEIIYRYEKALKLVGEEVREGNPSPGNKAGGLTTLEEKSLGCIHKGGHSVINAVYDYAKQVTEKGLVIMDTPGNDPSSVAGMVAGGCQVVVFSTGRGTPTGNPIVPVIKVTGNKLTFAAMEDNIDFNASPVIYGAESMESLTDRFFEMLLETANGKQTKAESLGYTEMAIARVCNYV, encoded by the coding sequence ATGGCGACATTCTGGGGATACAAGCGACCGGATGGCCGTGTCGGCATCCGCAACCACATTCTCATCCTGCCGGCCAGCGTGTGCGCCTCGGACACCACGCGCATCATCGCGGGGCAGGTCAACGGGGCGGTCACCTTCAACAACCAGAATGGTTGTTCGCAGGTGGCCAGCGACCAGCAGTTCACCATGGATGTCATGGCGGGCTACGCGGCAAACCCCAACGTGTACGGCGTGATTGTCGTTTCGCTGGGCTGCGAGAACTGCCAGATGGATCTGGTGGTGGATGCCATTCGCGAGCGCACCAACAAGCCCATGACCACCTTCATCATTCAGCAGGAGGGCGGCACCCTGAAGACCATCGAGCGGGCCGTGCGCGCGGCCAAGCAGATGGCCCAGGACGCAAGCCTGTTGCGCCGCGAGGAATTCCCCTTCTCCGAACTGATTCTCGGCACGGAATGCGGCGGCAGCGATCCGACCAGCGGCCTTGCCGCCAACCCGCTCATCGGGGAGTTGAGCGACCGGCTGGTGGCGCTTGGCGGTACGTCCATCCTCAGCGAAACCACCGAACTCATCGGCGCGGAACACATCCTGGCCCGCAGGGCCAGGGACACGCAGGTGAAGGACCGCCTGTACGAGATCATCTACCGCTACGAGAAGGCCCTGAAGCTCGTGGGCGAAGAAGTGCGCGAGGGCAATCCCTCGCCGGGCAACAAGGCCGGTGGCCTGACGACGCTGGAAGAAAAATCGCTGGGCTGCATCCACAAGGGCGGGCACAGCGTCATCAACGCCGTCTACGACTATGCCAAGCAGGTTACCGAGAAAGGGTTGGTGATCATGGACACCCCCGGAAATGATCCTTCCTCGGTGGCGGGCATGGTGGCGGGCGGCTGTCAGGTGGTGGTGTTCAGCACCGGTCGGGGCACGCCTACCGGCAACCCCATCGTACCGGTGATCAAGGTCACCGGCAACAAGCTGACCTTCGCGGCCATGGAGGACAACATCGACTTCAACGCCAGCCCGGTCATCTATGGCGCCGAAAGCATGGAGTCCCTGACGGACAGGTTTTTCGAGATGCTGCTGGAAACGGCCAACGGCAAGCAGACCAAGGCCGAGTCGCTCGGCTATACCGAAATGGCCATAGCTCGCGTCTGCAACTACGTGTAG
- a CDS encoding dihydrodipicolinate synthase family protein has product MKAQFMTPVVTALTVDGGIDVDGNKAVYDHLIQGGIDGIVVLGSTGEFFALSMAQQKRLIELAAGHIAGRTRLLVGTSRMDPAESVELANFAMEKGADGVMIISPYYFSLTEQSVEAYYSAIAANTEARIYLYNFPDRTGYSLSPETVLRLARKHANIVGIKDTVLDMWHTSAIIRTVTPEFPDFEVYCGFDNNFAHNIMSGGAGCIGGLSNLVPEVCSAWARACEADDMEKVRDMQRYIDDMMSLYNISVPFIPTVKKAMMLRGVKLQEHCTPPLLPITEAQVASLRSLLATLKIA; this is encoded by the coding sequence ATGAAGGCACAGTTCATGACCCCCGTGGTGACCGCGTTAACCGTTGACGGCGGTATTGATGTGGACGGCAACAAGGCGGTTTACGACCACCTGATACAAGGGGGCATAGACGGCATCGTGGTGCTGGGCAGCACCGGCGAGTTCTTTGCTCTGTCCATGGCGCAACAGAAGCGGCTCATCGAGCTTGCGGCGGGGCACATAGCCGGACGTACGCGCCTGCTGGTCGGAACCAGCCGGATGGACCCTGCGGAAAGTGTGGAACTTGCGAACTTTGCAATGGAAAAAGGCGCCGATGGCGTCATGATCATCAGTCCATACTACTTTTCCCTGACGGAGCAGAGCGTCGAGGCATATTACAGCGCCATTGCCGCCAATACCGAGGCAAGAATCTACCTGTACAACTTCCCTGACAGGACGGGGTATTCCCTTTCCCCGGAGACGGTGCTGCGCCTTGCCCGGAAGCATGCCAACATCGTGGGCATCAAGGATACGGTGCTGGACATGTGGCACACCAGCGCCATCATTCGCACAGTCACCCCGGAATTTCCGGATTTTGAAGTGTATTGCGGGTTCGACAACAACTTCGCGCACAACATCATGTCCGGCGGTGCGGGATGCATTGGAGGCCTGTCGAATCTTGTTCCTGAAGTGTGCTCGGCGTGGGCGCGTGCCTGCGAGGCGGATGACATGGAGAAGGTGCGCGATATGCAGCGATATATCGACGACATGATGTCACTTTACAATATCAGTGTGCCGTTCATTCCCACCGTGAAAAAGGCCATGATGCTGCGTGGCGTGAAGCTGCAGGAGCACTGCACGCCGCCGCTGCTGCCGATAACCGAGGCGCAGGTCGCGTCCCTTCGGTCGCTGCTTGCCACGTTGAAGATTGCCTGA
- a CDS encoding AMP-binding protein has product MTYTTKFTARDYKDFCATFHIDAPDTFNFAFDVLDPIAAADPARLCIAHVDDAGVRRDYTFAWMAEASAKLANALRLQGIRKGDRVMLVLYRRIEFWVSMLALHRLGAVAIPAPAQLTPKDIVFRVERARTRCVIVDHSITDRVEAARPDCPGLAVCVQVGGDGLPRGWVDYDTIFTPAEARFPRPESPLEFAGGEEPLLIFFSSGTTGMPKMVEHVHTYPLGHLLTGMYWHDLVPGDLHLTLADTGWGKAVWGKFYGQWMAGASVFVYDFRGKFDPAALLGVLADNAVTTFCAPPTVYRFLVRQDLSAYDLSRLRHCTTAGELLNDSVFHDWKAATGLEIHEGYGQTETTLQIATLPCMAPKAGSIGRPMPGWDVVLQDAAGNVCPPGEEGEICVRVAEGLPVGLFRGYLEEPEKTASVMFGGYYHTGDKAWMDEDGYYWFLGRVDDLIKSSGYRIGPFEVESALVAHPAVVEAAVTGVPDPLRGQAVKATVVLAAGYTGSDALTKELQDHVKKVTAPYKYPRIIDYVAELPKTISGKIKRAEIRERDQQASGPAA; this is encoded by the coding sequence ATGACCTACACGACAAAATTCACCGCCAGGGATTACAAGGACTTCTGCGCCACGTTCCACATCGACGCCCCGGACACCTTCAATTTCGCCTTCGACGTGCTGGACCCCATCGCGGCGGCTGACCCCGCCCGGTTGTGCATCGCCCACGTGGATGATGCGGGCGTGCGGCGCGACTACACCTTCGCCTGGATGGCCGAGGCCTCGGCCAAGCTGGCCAATGCCTTGCGCCTGCAGGGCATCCGCAAGGGCGACCGGGTGATGCTGGTGCTGTACCGGCGCATCGAGTTCTGGGTGTCCATGCTGGCCCTGCATCGTCTTGGCGCGGTGGCCATTCCCGCTCCGGCGCAGCTCACCCCCAAGGACATCGTGTTCCGCGTGGAGCGCGCCAGGACCCGGTGCGTCATCGTCGATCACTCCATCACCGATCGCGTGGAGGCCGCCCGGCCCGACTGTCCCGGCCTTGCCGTGTGCGTGCAGGTTGGCGGCGACGGGCTGCCGCGCGGCTGGGTGGACTACGACACCATCTTCACCCCGGCGGAGGCCCGGTTCCCACGCCCGGAAAGCCCGCTGGAGTTCGCGGGCGGCGAAGAGCCGTTGCTGATCTTCTTTTCGTCCGGCACCACGGGCATGCCCAAGATGGTGGAGCACGTGCACACCTACCCGCTGGGGCACCTGCTGACCGGCATGTACTGGCACGACCTGGTGCCCGGCGACCTGCACCTGACCCTGGCCGACACTGGCTGGGGCAAGGCCGTGTGGGGCAAGTTCTACGGCCAGTGGATGGCCGGGGCCTCGGTGTTCGTCTACGACTTCCGGGGCAAGTTCGACCCGGCGGCGTTGCTGGGCGTATTGGCCGACAATGCCGTGACCACCTTCTGCGCGCCGCCCACCGTGTACCGTTTTCTGGTCCGGCAGGACCTGTCCGCCTACGACCTGTCCAGGCTGCGCCACTGCACCACGGCGGGCGAACTGCTGAACGACAGCGTTTTCCACGACTGGAAGGCCGCCACCGGCCTTGAAATCCACGAAGGCTACGGCCAGACCGAAACCACCCTGCAAATCGCCACGCTGCCGTGCATGGCCCCCAAGGCGGGGTCCATCGGCCGCCCCATGCCCGGCTGGGACGTGGTGCTGCAGGATGCCGCAGGCAACGTCTGCCCCCCTGGCGAGGAAGGCGAAATCTGCGTGCGCGTGGCCGAGGGGCTGCCCGTGGGGCTGTTCCGGGGCTATCTGGAAGAGCCGGAAAAGACCGCCTCGGTCATGTTCGGCGGCTACTACCATACCGGTGACAAGGCCTGGATGGACGAGGATGGTTACTACTGGTTCCTGGGCCGCGTGGATGACCTGATCAAGAGCTCCGGCTACCGCATCGGACCGTTCGAGGTGGAAAGCGCCCTCGTGGCCCACCCCGCCGTGGTGGAGGCCGCCGTGACCGGCGTGCCCGACCCGCTGCGCGGCCAGGCCGTGAAGGCCACCGTGGTGCTGGCCGCAGGCTACACCGGGTCGGACGCACTGACCAAGGAGCTTCAGGACCACGTGAAGAAGGTGACCGCGCCGTACAAGTACCCGCGTATCATCGACTACGTGGCCGAATTGCCCAAGACCATCAGCGGCAAGATCAAGCGTGCCGAAATCCGCGAACGCGACCAGCAGGCCAGTGGGCCTGCCGCGTAG
- a CDS encoding UxaA family hydrolase — protein MNNAVLIDERDDVVVAIEPISKGEEVVYLPKAGDPERFTAADDITIYHKVARRRITKGTKVSKYGEHIGEALCDIGVGSHVHEHNVEGVRENLDI, from the coding sequence ATGAACAACGCAGTACTCATTGATGAACGGGACGATGTGGTCGTCGCCATAGAGCCGATCTCGAAGGGCGAAGAGGTGGTCTACCTGCCCAAGGCGGGAGATCCCGAGCGGTTCACGGCGGCCGATGACATCACCATCTACCACAAGGTCGCCCGGCGGCGCATTACCAAAGGGACCAAGGTCTCGAAGTATGGCGAGCATATCGGCGAAGCCCTGTGCGACATCGGGGTGGGCAGCCATGTGCATGAGCACAACGTGGAAGGCGTGAGAGAAAACCTCGACATCTAG
- a CDS encoding fumarylacetoacetate hydrolase family protein, whose protein sequence is MRFVTFQQVGKEPRPGLLLGDAVVDLAACGANADFADMNAVIRGISEEQLAVLGQVCTGRRRPHAIIPLADARLCAPIMRPLHDMLCVGVNYRAHLEETIRHFDATFPEPERPVFFTKRALRVTGPDEPLEAHAELDVQLDYEVELAVVLGKGGRDIAPERVAEHIFGYTIVNDVSARALQRIHGQWFRGKSLDGFAAMGPCIVHAGSMPFPPLLGVRSRVNGELRQDSCTSRFLVDIPHLVAELSLGMTLEAGDIIATGTPSGVGMGFDPPRYMQSGDVVECEIDAIGILRNTIH, encoded by the coding sequence ATGCGCTTCGTCACGTTTCAGCAGGTCGGCAAGGAGCCGCGCCCCGGCCTGTTGCTGGGAGATGCCGTGGTTGACCTGGCCGCCTGTGGCGCCAACGCCGACTTCGCGGACATGAACGCCGTCATTCGCGGCATTTCCGAAGAACAACTTGCCGTTCTCGGGCAGGTGTGCACAGGCAGGCGGCGACCCCACGCAATCATCCCGCTTGCCGATGCGCGCCTGTGCGCCCCCATCATGCGCCCGTTACACGACATGCTATGTGTGGGAGTCAACTATCGCGCGCATCTTGAGGAAACCATACGGCATTTCGACGCGACATTCCCGGAGCCGGAACGGCCGGTCTTCTTCACCAAGCGGGCCTTGCGCGTGACCGGCCCGGACGAGCCGCTGGAGGCCCATGCGGAACTGGACGTCCAACTCGACTACGAGGTCGAACTGGCGGTGGTGCTGGGCAAAGGCGGCAGGGACATTGCCCCGGAGCGCGTGGCGGAGCACATCTTTGGCTATACCATCGTCAACGATGTCTCGGCGCGCGCCCTGCAACGGATACATGGTCAATGGTTCAGGGGAAAGAGCCTGGACGGGTTCGCCGCGATGGGGCCGTGCATCGTGCATGCGGGGTCCATGCCCTTTCCGCCGCTGCTGGGAGTGCGCAGCCGGGTGAATGGTGAACTTCGGCAGGATTCGTGTACCTCGCGCTTCCTTGTCGACATCCCGCATCTGGTGGCGGAACTGTCTCTGGGCATGACCCTGGAGGCAGGCGACATCATCGCCACGGGCACGCCGTCAGGCGTGGGCATGGGCTTTGATCCGCCGCGCTACATGCAAAGCGGCGACGTTGTGGAATGCGAGATAGATGCCATCGGCATCCTGAGAAATACAATCCATTAG
- a CDS encoding IclR family transcriptional regulator, protein MDQQHRPTARVLDILERLATASGGFTLTEIAAAIDAPKSTISPILQTLQRRRFVSLGKTSAKYSVGVAAYALAANYLDANPLQRFVMDTMRQVVDGCSEICQLGVLDRGDVLYIGKVDSPEPIRLVSHVGKRLPAPCTALGKALLCDHSPEMLRGLYPDGLPVLTPRGISDMNRFVELLGTVRDGDFATDDGESAEHVMCFALPLRKHGVINAALSVSFPVFRNTPEKRTLITEHLRLAQRRIQEAMDERNEGLSPPQD, encoded by the coding sequence ATGGATCAGCAGCACAGACCGACCGCACGCGTCCTTGATATTCTGGAGCGTCTCGCCACCGCCTCCGGCGGGTTCACACTTACGGAAATCGCTGCGGCCATCGATGCCCCCAAAAGCACCATCTCGCCGATCCTGCAAACCCTGCAACGCAGAAGGTTCGTCTCGCTCGGCAAGACCAGCGCAAAGTACTCGGTGGGGGTTGCCGCCTATGCCCTTGCCGCCAATTATCTCGACGCCAACCCGCTGCAACGCTTCGTGATGGACACCATGCGGCAGGTCGTGGACGGCTGCTCGGAGATATGCCAGCTGGGCGTTCTGGACAGGGGAGACGTGCTGTACATCGGCAAGGTGGATTCGCCCGAGCCAATCCGGCTGGTCTCGCACGTGGGCAAGCGCCTGCCAGCTCCATGCACCGCGCTGGGCAAGGCCCTGCTGTGCGACCACAGCCCGGAAATGCTGCGGGGCCTGTACCCCGACGGGCTGCCCGTGCTCACCCCTCGGGGAATCAGCGACATGAATCGGTTCGTGGAATTGCTGGGGACCGTGCGTGACGGAGATTTCGCGACGGACGACGGGGAATCGGCGGAGCATGTGATGTGCTTCGCCCTGCCCTTGCGCAAGCACGGCGTGATCAACGCGGCGCTCAGCGTATCCTTTCCCGTGTTTCGCAATACGCCGGAAAAGCGCACGCTCATTACCGAGCACCTGCGCCTTGCCCAGCGCAGGATTCAGGAGGCCATGGACGAGCGCAACGAAGGACTGAGCCCGCCGCAGGACTGA
- a CDS encoding DUF302 domain-containing protein yields MLRTLDDMNEPVFCTVDHAANAERAGLRMPATRVVTFGNPAVGTLLMLEAPAIAMDLPLRMLVREAEGVTVLSYARPEALAVRHGIDPSFAPVAKVSTFMAGLAEYRGARQMRKGVGPRSNR; encoded by the coding sequence TTGCTGAGAACTCTGGACGACATGAACGAGCCTGTGTTCTGCACCGTGGACCATGCGGCCAACGCGGAAAGAGCTGGGCTGCGCATGCCTGCCACGCGGGTGGTGACGTTCGGAAACCCCGCAGTGGGCACGCTGCTGATGCTTGAAGCTCCGGCCATCGCCATGGACCTGCCGTTGCGCATGCTGGTGCGTGAGGCTGAAGGCGTCACCGTGCTGTCCTACGCACGACCGGAGGCGCTGGCCGTACGTCACGGCATTGATCCTTCCTTCGCCCCCGTGGCAAAGGTGTCCACGTTCATGGCGGGGCTGGCGGAGTATAGGGGGGCTAGACAGATGAGAAAGGGCGTTGGGCCTAGATCGAATCGGTAG
- a CDS encoding class I SAM-dependent methyltransferase produces MTEQQDTPRPDTPAPHSTESAPASESHAAELERLLATARERYEVGFETLTVDDAPLEILQIRNMTGHLDRLIATNAIKDPLRDLPLWAKIWPASFLLGRFLRKLDPAGKSLLEVGAGCGVTGLIAARYGFARVTITDVNADALLFARINVLRNGLADRVEVRRCDITAARLDARYDVIAGAEILYLEDLHRPLAKFLARHVAPGGQAMLCTDKRRKAAHFLKLAGRDFDVAEQPVGIKSTGDDGQEERRLFLVHRLTPKRTGAAPASPA; encoded by the coding sequence ATGACCGAACAACAGGACACCCCACGGCCGGACACCCCGGCCCCCCATAGCACCGAATCCGCACCCGCGTCGGAATCACATGCCGCCGAACTGGAGCGCCTGCTGGCCACGGCGCGCGAACGCTACGAAGTAGGTTTCGAAACCCTCACCGTGGACGACGCGCCGCTGGAAATCCTGCAAATCCGCAACATGACCGGCCACCTCGACCGGCTCATCGCCACCAATGCCATCAAGGATCCCCTGCGCGACCTGCCCCTGTGGGCCAAGATATGGCCTGCCTCGTTCCTGCTGGGGCGCTTTCTGCGCAAGCTGGACCCGGCGGGCAAGAGCCTGCTGGAAGTGGGCGCGGGATGCGGCGTCACCGGGCTCATCGCCGCCCGCTACGGCTTTGCCCGCGTGACCATCACCGACGTCAACGCCGACGCCCTGCTCTTCGCGCGCATCAACGTGCTGCGCAACGGCCTGGCCGACCGGGTGGAGGTGCGCCGTTGCGACATCACCGCCGCACGTCTCGACGCCCGCTACGACGTAATCGCCGGGGCCGAAATCCTGTATCTGGAAGACCTGCACCGTCCGCTGGCCAAGTTCCTTGCCCGCCACGTGGCCCCCGGCGGTCAGGCCATGCTGTGCACCGACAAGCGCCGCAAGGCCGCCCACTTCCTGAAGCTGGCCGGGCGCGACTTCGACGTGGCAGAGCAGCCCGTGGGCATCAAGTCCACCGGCGACGACGGGCAGGAAGAACGCCGCCTGTTCCTGGTGCACCGGCTTACCCCCAAGCGCACGGGCGCTGCCCCCGCCTCCCCCGCGTAG